A window of the Pseudoalteromonas sp. A25 genome harbors these coding sequences:
- a CDS encoding alpha-amylase family glycosyl hydrolase: MINNKSNVALGRCKRSIIGLICATALMSCSEHKEQHESKTQNDISSSDAKISKPVVYQVFTRLFGNKETANEPWGTVEQNGVGKFADFTPKALQEIKALGTTHIWYTGVLHHALVTDHSKFGIAADDPDVVKGRAGSPYAVKDYYNVNPDLAVDPSQRLAEFDALIARTHQAGMKVVIDIVPNHVARNYQSASAPEGVVDFGVNDDKTKAYARDNNFYYVVGEDFQVPISDNYEPLGGQPHPQSDGQFLESPAKWTGNGSRAAQPDINDWYETVKVNYGVKPDGSYDFPRLPAGFAKKPLAEHYAFWQQHDLPDSWYKFRDITHYWLKRGVDGFRYDMAEMVPVEFWSFLNSSIKMKNPDAFLLAEVYNPALYRDYIYKGKMDYLYDKVGFYDSLKALMQQTGSAKEVLEQHLQVQDIAKHMLHFLENHDEQRIASPEFAGDARMGKPAMVVSHLISKSPTMLYFGQAVGEDGSENAGFGKPSRTSIFDYIGVPAHQAWMNNGKFDGAQLSEQQRELRAYYVKLMSLSTLPAVVAGELHPVKVSAQNTIAQQRVMAFARAFSNQKLVVVSNFDATDSHTVTLRLPADWQKTAYLAKDMLEQHASVRVQDNQIIITLAPRASAVYLLED; this comes from the coding sequence ATGATAAATAATAAATCAAACGTTGCACTGGGCAGGTGTAAGCGCTCAATAATAGGCCTGATCTGTGCTACTGCGCTGATGAGTTGCTCTGAGCATAAAGAGCAGCATGAGTCTAAAACACAGAATGATATTTCATCAAGCGATGCAAAAATAAGTAAGCCTGTTGTTTACCAAGTCTTTACTCGGCTATTTGGCAACAAAGAAACGGCCAACGAACCGTGGGGAACAGTTGAGCAAAACGGCGTTGGCAAATTTGCTGACTTTACACCAAAAGCACTACAAGAAATAAAAGCACTAGGCACCACGCATATTTGGTATACGGGTGTGTTGCATCACGCATTGGTGACCGATCATAGCAAATTTGGTATTGCTGCAGATGACCCTGATGTGGTGAAAGGTCGGGCGGGCTCCCCTTATGCAGTGAAAGACTACTATAACGTTAACCCCGATTTAGCGGTTGACCCTAGCCAAAGACTCGCGGAGTTTGATGCCTTAATTGCCCGTACCCATCAAGCGGGAATGAAAGTGGTGATTGATATCGTGCCCAACCATGTTGCTCGAAATTATCAGTCAGCATCAGCACCAGAGGGTGTGGTAGATTTTGGTGTTAATGACGATAAAACCAAAGCATACGCTAGAGACAACAACTTTTATTATGTTGTTGGAGAAGACTTTCAAGTACCAATAAGTGATAACTACGAACCTTTGGGTGGCCAGCCTCACCCACAAAGCGATGGGCAATTTTTAGAGTCGCCAGCGAAATGGACCGGAAACGGCTCAAGAGCTGCGCAGCCAGACATCAATGACTGGTACGAGACCGTAAAAGTAAATTATGGTGTGAAACCTGACGGCAGTTATGATTTTCCTCGACTACCTGCAGGTTTTGCCAAAAAACCGCTTGCTGAGCATTATGCCTTTTGGCAGCAGCACGATTTACCTGATAGTTGGTACAAGTTTCGAGATATTACCCATTACTGGCTTAAACGCGGTGTGGATGGATTTCGCTACGATATGGCAGAGATGGTACCTGTAGAGTTTTGGAGCTTCTTAAATTCATCAATCAAAATGAAAAACCCTGACGCATTTTTGCTGGCAGAGGTATATAACCCCGCGCTTTATCGAGACTATATCTACAAAGGTAAAATGGATTATCTGTACGACAAAGTTGGTTTTTACGATAGTTTAAAAGCGCTGATGCAACAAACAGGCAGCGCTAAAGAGGTGCTTGAACAGCATCTGCAAGTACAAGATATCGCCAAGCACATGCTGCATTTTTTAGAGAACCATGACGAACAGCGCATAGCCAGTCCTGAATTTGCAGGGGATGCACGAATGGGTAAACCAGCCATGGTGGTGTCTCATTTGATCAGCAAGTCGCCAACTATGTTGTATTTTGGGCAAGCTGTAGGTGAAGACGGCTCTGAAAATGCAGGGTTTGGTAAGCCAAGCAGAACCAGTATTTTTGACTATATTGGGGTGCCGGCTCACCAAGCATGGATGAACAATGGTAAGTTTGATGGTGCTCAGCTGAGTGAACAACAGCGAGAATTACGTGCGTATTACGTAAAGCTGATGTCGCTAAGTACATTACCCGCGGTGGTGGCGGGGGAGTTACACCCTGTGAAAGTGAGCGCTCAAAACACAATAGCACAACAGCGAGTAATGGCCTTTGCACGTGCTTTTTCGAATCAAAAGTTGGTTGTTGTTAGTAACTTTGATGCAACAGACTCTCACACAGTCACATTACGCTTACCTGCGGATTGGCAAAAAACAGCTTACCTCGCCAAAGACATGTTAGAGCAACATGCCAGCGTGCGCGTGCAAGACAACCAAATCATAATTACCTTAGCCCCACGTGCCAGTGCGGTTTATTTACTTGAGGACTAG
- a CDS encoding tryptophan halogenase family protein — translation MSAKQIKNVVIVGGGTAGWLSASFLAKVMGRLLNITVLESKDIGTVGVGEATIPPLQPFNSAMGIDETAFIKATKATIKLGIQFEGWGTQTSCYMHAFGAIGKDFPFCEFHNHWLHAKQQGNDSDFWDFSLNYQAAKNHKFAKLNAIPGTKLPGISYAYHFDAGLYAQFLTEHAKSMGVNHILGTVKEVIKDHKSGNIAALELDCGQQVQGDLFIDCTGMHGLLIDKALSTGFEDWSHWLPCDSALAVPCEHSDNKRAPYTRSIAHGCGWQWQIPLQHRIGNGLVYASKHLSDAQAKQMLLDNLPGKPLAEPKLIRFRTGRRRKQWHKNVVAIGLSSGFLEPLESTSIHLIQTAIVRLVKLFPHHGIEPTQVALFNEQSKVEFERIRDFIILHYKLNEREDSDFWRQCQDMEIPQSLSKKISLFAQIGKLIREDDELFAEVAWQQVFIGQGLKPEQLHPLIHAIDEQQRTELLSNLNTLIQQTVAAMPSHEQFLAKL, via the coding sequence ATGTCTGCAAAGCAAATAAAGAATGTAGTCATTGTTGGAGGTGGCACGGCTGGTTGGTTAAGTGCATCCTTCCTAGCAAAGGTAATGGGTAGGCTACTTAATATAACAGTGCTTGAGTCAAAAGATATTGGCACCGTTGGCGTAGGGGAGGCCACTATTCCACCTTTACAACCTTTCAATAGTGCGATGGGGATTGATGAAACGGCATTTATTAAAGCCACCAAAGCGACCATTAAGCTGGGTATTCAGTTTGAAGGTTGGGGCACGCAAACTAGCTGTTATATGCATGCTTTTGGGGCGATAGGCAAAGACTTTCCATTTTGTGAGTTTCATAACCATTGGTTACATGCAAAACAGCAAGGGAATGACTCAGATTTCTGGGATTTTTCATTAAACTACCAAGCTGCAAAAAATCATAAATTCGCAAAGCTCAATGCTATCCCCGGCACCAAGCTTCCAGGCATTTCTTATGCTTATCATTTTGATGCGGGACTGTATGCCCAGTTTTTAACAGAGCATGCCAAAAGCATGGGAGTTAATCATATTCTGGGCACGGTCAAAGAGGTTATTAAAGATCATAAATCAGGCAATATTGCTGCACTGGAATTAGACTGCGGCCAGCAAGTGCAGGGCGACTTGTTTATTGATTGTACTGGTATGCATGGCCTACTCATTGATAAAGCCCTTAGCACGGGGTTTGAAGATTGGTCTCATTGGTTGCCATGTGACAGTGCGCTGGCTGTGCCTTGCGAGCACAGTGACAACAAGCGTGCTCCATATACTCGCTCGATTGCTCATGGCTGTGGTTGGCAGTGGCAAATTCCATTGCAACACCGTATTGGCAATGGTTTGGTGTATGCAAGTAAACATTTGTCAGATGCGCAAGCAAAACAAATGTTGTTGGATAACTTACCAGGTAAGCCCCTAGCCGAGCCAAAACTTATCCGCTTTAGAACAGGGCGTAGACGCAAGCAATGGCATAAAAATGTGGTTGCCATTGGCTTATCGAGCGGCTTTTTAGAACCATTAGAATCAACCAGCATCCATCTTATTCAAACGGCCATCGTAAGACTGGTTAAGTTGTTTCCGCACCACGGTATTGAGCCAACTCAGGTCGCGCTCTTTAATGAGCAGTCTAAGGTTGAGTTTGAACGTATCCGCGATTTTATTATTTTGCACTACAAGTTAAATGAGCGTGAAGATTCAGATTTTTGGCGACAGTGCCAAGACATGGAAATACCACAAAGCCTCAGTAAAAAAATCAGTTTGTTTGCACAAATAGGCAAGTTGATACGCGAAGACGATGAGTTGTTTGCAGAGGTCGCTTGGCAGCAGGTATTTATCGGCCAGGGGTTAAAGCCAGAGCAGTTACACCCGCTTATTCATGCAATTGATGAGCAACAAAGAACTGAGCTATTGAGCAATCTCAATACGCTTATTCAACAGACCGTTGCAGCCATGCCTAGTCATGAGCAGTTTCTTGCCAAGTTATAA
- a CDS encoding glycoside hydrolase family 13 protein: MKMFFIAIMVSFCAFIGSTKAYQLEPKNWWVGMKHPDVQIMVRKTDIAGSDIRLTPYEGVSLSEVHFGDSANYAFVTLRISADAKPGELLFEVGKKGIYEQVSYPLLARQPGSAQRKGFSSKDVIYLINPDRFANANVENDSVAGMLEKANPAYRGGRHGGDLAGIIAHLDYFKDMGYTQLWLTPVRENNMAQYSYHGYALTDFYRIDSRMGSNDEYRALTQQAAQRGIGIIMDMVLNHSGLNHWWVDDKPTRDWLNFDGQFSGTSHARQTIQDPHASEFDKKQFNDGWFVPSMPDLNQRQPLFATYLIQNAIWWIEYADLSGIRVDTYSYSDKTFLANWTERIMTEYPNFNIVGEEWSTNPAIASYWQRGKVNQDGYRSSLPSVMDFSLQEAIIKALNEEESWNTGWIRVYQSIANDFLYADTNNLLIFLDNHDMSRVFTKLHQSLDKTKLAMTLLLSTRGIPQIYYGTEVLLDNAPSNDHGDIRIDFPGGFEGHRQDARTAKGLSKSQRQMQNYVRKLTHLRQVYPALSQGTLTHFAPYSGIYSYVRQKDTQSILVLLNKNSQTTRVDMMRYQEILAGAKTAIDLLQGELVDVSQAVEIPKMGAKLLLLKHD, translated from the coding sequence ATGAAAATGTTTTTTATTGCCATAATGGTGAGTTTTTGTGCCTTTATAGGCTCAACGAAGGCATACCAGCTGGAGCCTAAAAACTGGTGGGTGGGTATGAAACACCCTGACGTACAAATTATGGTTCGTAAAACGGATATTGCAGGTTCTGATATTCGCTTAACACCCTATGAGGGGGTGAGCCTGAGCGAGGTTCATTTTGGCGACAGCGCCAACTACGCTTTTGTGACTTTGCGTATCAGCGCTGATGCAAAGCCAGGTGAGTTATTGTTCGAAGTTGGCAAAAAAGGCATATATGAGCAAGTCAGTTACCCCTTGTTGGCGCGCCAGCCAGGCAGTGCCCAGAGAAAAGGGTTTTCAAGTAAAGATGTTATTTATTTGATAAACCCAGATAGATTTGCCAATGCTAATGTTGAGAACGACAGCGTTGCGGGCATGCTAGAAAAAGCCAATCCAGCTTATCGCGGCGGACGTCATGGCGGAGATCTCGCAGGCATCATAGCGCACCTAGATTACTTCAAAGATATGGGGTACACCCAGCTTTGGCTTACACCTGTGCGCGAAAACAATATGGCGCAGTATTCTTATCATGGGTATGCACTCACCGATTTTTACCGAATTGACTCTCGTATGGGCTCCAATGATGAGTATCGTGCACTAACCCAACAAGCTGCGCAGCGCGGTATTGGCATTATCATGGATATGGTACTCAATCACAGTGGTTTAAATCATTGGTGGGTTGACGATAAGCCAACGCGCGATTGGTTAAATTTTGATGGTCAATTCAGTGGAACGAGTCATGCAAGGCAAACCATTCAAGACCCCCATGCCAGCGAGTTTGATAAGAAGCAGTTTAATGATGGTTGGTTTGTGCCCAGTATGCCGGATTTGAATCAGCGACAACCTTTATTTGCGACATACCTTATCCAAAACGCGATTTGGTGGATTGAATATGCCGACCTCAGTGGTATTCGAGTCGACACTTACTCATATTCAGACAAGACGTTTTTAGCAAACTGGACCGAACGAATTATGACGGAATACCCCAATTTTAATATTGTGGGAGAGGAGTGGAGTACCAATCCTGCTATCGCATCATATTGGCAGCGCGGCAAAGTCAATCAAGATGGCTATCGCTCAAGTTTACCAAGTGTAATGGACTTTTCATTGCAAGAAGCGATTATCAAAGCACTTAATGAAGAAGAAAGCTGGAACACTGGATGGATCAGAGTGTATCAGTCGATAGCCAATGATTTTTTATACGCAGACACCAACAACTTACTGATATTTCTAGATAACCATGATATGAGTAGAGTATTTACTAAACTGCATCAGTCGCTAGATAAAACCAAATTGGCAATGACACTGTTGTTGAGTACCCGCGGTATTCCACAAATTTATTATGGCACGGAGGTGTTGTTAGACAATGCGCCATCGAATGATCATGGTGATATACGCATTGATTTTCCTGGTGGTTTTGAAGGTCACAGGCAAGACGCGCGAACCGCGAAAGGGCTGAGCAAGTCACAACGCCAAATGCAAAACTATGTGCGCAAACTCACGCATTTGCGCCAAGTTTACCCGGCATTGAGCCAAGGAACATTAACCCACTTTGCGCCGTATTCTGGTATTTACAGCTATGTTCGCCAAAAAGATACTCAGAGTATTTTGGTGTTACTGAATAAGAACTCACAAACAACACGTGTAGATATGATGCGCTACCAAGAGATATTAGCAGGTGCAAAAACGGCGATAGACTTGCTTCAAGGAGAGTTGGTTGATGTATCTCAAGCTGTCGAAATACCCAAAATGGGTGCTAAGTTACTACTGCTAAAGCATGACTAG
- a CDS encoding TonB-dependent receptor → MSMFKPSMLTLALIGAGVVSHTAYAAEETAKEKADKKVEVIEVKGFRASVVESINTKRFSSEVVESISAEDIGKLPDSSIAESIARLPGLTAQRLDGRASKVSVRGFGEDESATTFNGREQVSISDNRGVEFDLYPSEVMSGVTVYKTPSANLEAEGIAGVIDMQTIKPLSTDERIIQLNTMYEKTSFDKLNPDGKDAGLRGTFSYVDKFNDDTIGVALALTTMTSPNQEKRWNAWGYPEFEANGKQYSILGGAKPFVRSSTLERDSVMFVLEAAPTDNLSMVFDALYVDFKDEKILRGIEIPFAWGQGSIAGENATVDEATGFVTSALTEGQRVVVRNDYEDRKAELSAFGFNTKYNVNESLTLELDASHSSVEKKIWSLESYSGTGRGNDRGVADNLGYAFSGGNTGAQFTHELDYSDYDLIKIGGPLSWGWSSALNEKYGVVGGENADGDYEYHPYENQLQDGFINAPTIEDELNALKFAAKQALDNEFVSSVEFGLSYRDREKTKRSEGYFMTVASFSYPDNPGMLTVPEQYRLGSANLDFIGMGNMIAYDSRAMVADGQFDLLAESLTNPSHATKSWTVEEQVTAAFVQANINAEIAGLPVTGNAGLRYVKTEQTGKGNAFDKVDGRVVMTPTLVEHDYSHLLPSLNLSIALDEMQTVRFGAAKTISRPRLDEMNSSINAKYNQRPDENGNYWEVEGGNPTLEPKEAVGFDLTYENYFSAEGYFSVALFHKDLKQWIFDGQYQIDMSGVVDPVSGEVPANSGGTGKGKVNGGGGDLWGYELSVALPFNIFHDSLEGFGIIASHTAVKSDIKDQNNNDYELPGLSDRIQSFTLYYENHGFQARTSMRKRSEFKGDVYGLGFNTVQVDILGETIWDAQLGYDFGEGGFKELEGLSVSLQVQNITEEPFTALSGDNALQVRDYQDYGRTYMLGLSYKF, encoded by the coding sequence CAATTGCGCGCTTGCCAGGACTTACAGCGCAGCGTCTAGATGGCCGAGCGAGTAAAGTAAGCGTACGTGGTTTTGGAGAAGACGAAAGCGCCACAACATTTAATGGCCGCGAACAAGTATCAATCTCTGATAACCGTGGTGTCGAGTTCGATTTATACCCATCAGAGGTTATGAGTGGTGTAACGGTTTATAAAACACCAAGTGCCAACCTCGAAGCAGAAGGTATTGCGGGTGTGATTGATATGCAAACAATCAAACCGTTAAGTACTGATGAGCGTATCATTCAACTAAATACCATGTATGAGAAAACCAGCTTTGATAAGCTAAACCCAGATGGGAAAGATGCGGGTTTGCGCGGTACTTTCTCTTATGTTGATAAGTTTAATGACGATACGATTGGTGTTGCGTTAGCGCTTACTACAATGACCTCGCCAAACCAAGAAAAGCGCTGGAATGCATGGGGTTATCCTGAGTTTGAAGCAAATGGAAAGCAATACTCTATTTTAGGTGGTGCCAAACCTTTTGTTCGTTCTTCAACGCTTGAGCGAGATTCAGTGATGTTTGTGCTAGAAGCGGCACCGACAGACAACTTATCAATGGTTTTTGATGCACTTTATGTTGATTTTAAAGACGAAAAAATATTACGTGGTATTGAAATTCCATTTGCATGGGGACAGGGCTCCATCGCCGGTGAAAATGCCACTGTTGATGAAGCTACTGGCTTTGTAACTAGCGCACTGACTGAGGGTCAACGCGTTGTTGTGCGTAATGACTACGAAGATCGTAAGGCCGAGTTGAGTGCATTTGGGTTTAACACTAAATATAACGTGAATGAATCACTAACACTTGAGCTTGATGCCAGCCACTCAAGTGTAGAAAAGAAAATCTGGAGCTTAGAAAGCTACTCAGGAACAGGTCGTGGTAATGACCGAGGAGTGGCTGATAATTTAGGTTATGCATTCTCGGGTGGTAATACCGGAGCGCAGTTTACCCATGAACTCGATTACAGTGACTACGACTTAATTAAGATTGGCGGTCCGTTATCTTGGGGCTGGAGTTCCGCGTTAAATGAAAAATATGGTGTAGTTGGTGGCGAAAATGCTGATGGTGACTATGAATACCATCCGTATGAAAACCAACTACAAGATGGCTTTATTAATGCGCCAACGATTGAAGATGAATTAAATGCACTAAAATTTGCTGCTAAACAAGCATTGGATAACGAGTTTGTGAGTAGTGTAGAGTTTGGCTTATCTTATCGTGATAGAGAGAAAACTAAACGCTCAGAAGGTTATTTTATGACCGTTGCGAGTTTTTCTTACCCTGATAACCCAGGCATGTTAACTGTTCCAGAGCAATATCGCTTAGGCAGTGCAAACTTAGACTTTATCGGCATGGGTAATATGATTGCCTATGACTCACGCGCCATGGTTGCTGATGGTCAATTTGATTTATTAGCTGAGAGCTTAACAAATCCAAGTCATGCAACTAAATCTTGGACGGTTGAAGAGCAAGTAACAGCAGCATTTGTACAAGCAAATATTAACGCGGAAATTGCGGGCCTGCCTGTGACTGGTAATGCTGGTTTACGCTATGTAAAAACAGAGCAAACAGGTAAAGGTAACGCGTTTGATAAAGTAGACGGCCGAGTAGTTATGACTCCGACTCTTGTTGAACATGACTACTCTCATTTGTTACCAAGTCTAAACTTATCAATCGCACTTGATGAGATGCAAACCGTGCGTTTTGGCGCAGCGAAGACGATTTCACGCCCGCGTCTTGATGAAATGAACTCGTCAATTAATGCGAAATATAACCAGCGCCCGGATGAAAACGGTAACTACTGGGAAGTTGAGGGGGGCAACCCAACACTTGAGCCAAAAGAAGCGGTTGGCTTTGACTTAACGTATGAAAACTATTTCAGTGCTGAAGGGTACTTCTCTGTTGCATTGTTCCATAAGGATTTAAAGCAGTGGATCTTTGATGGTCAATACCAAATAGATATGAGCGGCGTAGTAGACCCTGTATCGGGAGAAGTGCCTGCGAACTCTGGTGGTACAGGCAAAGGCAAAGTGAATGGCGGTGGTGGTGACCTGTGGGGTTACGAATTGTCAGTGGCATTGCCATTTAATATCTTCCACGACAGCTTAGAGGGTTTCGGTATTATTGCGAGCCACACAGCGGTTAAGTCGGATATTAAAGATCAAAATAACAATGACTATGAACTACCGGGCTTATCTGATCGCATTCAAAGTTTTACACTTTACTATGAAAACCACGGCTTCCAAGCGCGTACCAGTATGCGTAAACGTAGCGAGTTTAAAGGTGATGTTTACGGCTTAGGTTTCAATACTGTACAGGTTGATATCTTAGGTGAAACAATTTGGGATGCTCAGTTAGGATATGACTTTGGTGAAGGCGGCTTTAAAGAGTTAGAAGGTCTGTCAGTATCTCTGCAGGTTCAAAACATTACAGAAGAGCCGTTCACTGCATTATCGGGTGACAACGCATTGCAAGTACGTGACTACCAAGATTATGGCCGTACTTACATGTTAGGATTAAGCTATAAGTTTTAA
- a CDS encoding MFS transporter: MQQQKPNLSFWQIWNMCFGFLGIQFGFALQNGNVSRIFQTLGASVDDIPILWVAAPLTGLIVQPIIGYWSDKTWGRLGRRRPFFLYGAILTTLSLFIMPNSPTLWIAAGVLWIMDASINVTMEPFRALVGDNLNEKQRATGYSMQSFFIGVGAIVASALPWMMTNWFGISNTAENGQIPESVKYAFYFGGAILFLAVMWTIVKTKEYSPAQLAQFDANTGTQNKEAGPIKTINFAKGAMIFLVLGGGLLASVFTFELEKELYLLSALLLSFAVVQLVAGFLQNQQRVSGGFYQVIYDVFTMPTTMRQLAVVQFFSWFALFAMWIYTTSAVTSFHYGSSDVTSKAYNDGADWVGVLFAAYNGFAALAAIVIPLMVKRIGLAKAHCVNLLLGAGALISFMLISQPQLLWLPMIGVGFAWASILSLPYAMLSNSLPSHKMGVFMGIFNFFIVIPQLLAASILGLILRHLFENQPIYALVIGGVSFIFAAVSVLRVKTTAA, translated from the coding sequence ATGCAACAACAAAAACCGAACCTGAGCTTTTGGCAAATATGGAATATGTGCTTTGGCTTTTTAGGTATTCAATTTGGCTTTGCACTACAAAACGGTAACGTGAGCCGTATTTTTCAAACCTTGGGGGCATCGGTTGACGATATTCCTATTCTTTGGGTTGCAGCGCCGCTAACAGGTTTAATCGTTCAACCAATTATTGGTTATTGGAGTGATAAAACGTGGGGCCGCTTGGGTCGTCGTAGACCATTCTTCCTGTATGGCGCAATTTTGACTACCTTGTCGTTGTTCATTATGCCAAATTCACCAACGCTTTGGATTGCAGCGGGTGTACTGTGGATCATGGACGCTTCTATCAACGTGACCATGGAACCGTTTAGGGCTTTAGTGGGTGACAACCTTAATGAAAAGCAGCGTGCAACGGGTTACTCAATGCAGAGCTTCTTTATCGGTGTGGGTGCTATTGTGGCTTCAGCACTGCCTTGGATGATGACCAATTGGTTTGGCATCAGCAACACCGCAGAAAATGGGCAAATTCCTGAGTCAGTCAAATACGCGTTTTATTTTGGTGGGGCGATTTTGTTCTTAGCGGTGATGTGGACCATTGTAAAAACCAAAGAGTACAGCCCGGCGCAACTGGCACAGTTTGACGCCAACACCGGTACGCAAAACAAAGAGGCTGGGCCGATAAAAACAATCAACTTCGCAAAAGGGGCGATGATATTTTTGGTACTCGGCGGTGGCTTATTGGCAAGTGTCTTTACTTTTGAGCTTGAAAAGGAGCTGTATCTGCTTTCGGCGTTACTGCTTAGTTTTGCTGTCGTACAGCTCGTCGCTGGCTTTTTGCAAAATCAGCAACGTGTGAGTGGTGGCTTCTATCAGGTAATTTATGATGTGTTTACTATGCCAACGACGATGAGACAGCTTGCGGTTGTGCAGTTTTTTAGCTGGTTTGCGTTGTTTGCTATGTGGATTTATACCACCTCAGCAGTGACTAGCTTTCACTATGGCAGCTCAGATGTTACCAGTAAGGCCTACAACGATGGCGCTGATTGGGTTGGTGTGCTGTTTGCTGCATACAACGGCTTTGCTGCTTTGGCGGCGATTGTTATTCCGCTGATGGTAAAACGTATTGGATTAGCAAAAGCACATTGTGTGAATTTATTGCTTGGGGCGGGTGCTTTAATTAGCTTTATGTTGATCTCGCAACCGCAATTACTGTGGCTACCTATGATAGGTGTTGGATTTGCGTGGGCGTCAATTTTGTCGCTGCCTTATGCCATGCTGAGCAATTCACTGCCAAGTCATAAAATGGGCGTATTCATGGGGATCTTTAACTTTTTCATCGTGATCCCACAGTTACTAGCAGCCAGTATTTTAGGGTTAATTCTAAGACACCTTTTTGAAAACCAGCCTATCTATGCGCTGGTTATTGGTGGGGTATCTTTTATTTTCGCAGCCGTGTCGGTTTTACGTGTAAAAACGACAGCAGCTTAG